Within the Platichthys flesus chromosome 8, fPlaFle2.1, whole genome shotgun sequence genome, the region ccaatcggctcgCTCCCCCCTCACTGCTAAACACTGTTTAGGCTGTtttctgtcctggctcctaaatggtggaaccaGCTCCACGTCGACATctggacatcagaaagtttacacatcctccgccacaaactaaaaacacacctcttccgactttaccttgaataaaaagatcaaataaaatcaaatgaaaaatactAACAAATtttgaaactaaatatttagtAGCACTAACATGGCACTAACTTATAGCACTTGtggttttgctttattttgaacaaattgtactttcttgattcttgttgttctggatCTGTTCCCtcgggttgatgcacttattgtaagtcactttggataaaagcgtcaacTAGATGAAACTAAATGTAAAAGTGGACTCACTGAGTCCGGTGACGAACTCTTTGAAGTTGACCAGTCCGTCCTGGTTCTGGTCCAGGAGTCTGAAGAGGCGGGCTGACAGAGAGGGGGTGTGGCTTCCACAGACCCAGGGGGTTAGCGAGGAGAACAGCTGAGAGAACTGAGCCAGGTCGATATGATACTGCTCCAGGTATGGAAGACTGGGGTCATGACGTTCGGCTGCAGAACTGCTGGAGCCCCAGTAACAACTCGTCATGTGTTTGGACTGAAGagggcaacaaaaacaaacaaatataaacaaaacaaataataacaaataaatgtaacaaataaacaaaaataatcaacaaAAATCATGGTGGATCCTGATTATGGGCTGTGACAACAACCAGACTTCTTGATACACAACATGAATCCTCACATCTTCTACTATCAGGACTTCCTCAGTTCATttgctccttcatctccttcagacttcaaatatgaatttacaaactggttcttctcattTAGTGAATcctgctgtgttgatgtgttcagttccatcagcacctgtgtgtcctgggagaggatcctcacatgggactgaGCTTCATTCACTGATCACTACATTTCTAtttgactcttgttgagttaagaacaggaagttgatccttGTTAACAGcgatatatgatatattatacaatatattattatgagacaactgtgatttgtgaatatgggctatacaaataaaatgtggttgattgattgaaaacaagtcaaaacaaaaaaacaaatacaaatgtaaaaaaagtagATAAACTGATCctgatttaaattaaaagtcTCAGCTTGAATTAGCTTCAACTTCTACTTTAGGCATAAGTTGTTGCACTAACACAATTTATTCGGTGTATTATCAGGGCTGGTTCTATCCAGGCTGTAATAAACCATGCTTTAATAAGCCTCGTTTTGGGCATGTTTATTCACCCCAGAATAATCAACTGTAGAAAAGAGGACAAAATGTCCCTGAAAGATAAAacactttgtgtctttctgcagCAGATCAACAGATCGAGCTCGATGAAGAATTCCAACTCGTATTTAGCGAGAAATGAAATATCTGGTGATCAACGAGGCAAAGGAGACGTCAGGACAGAAACTCTGACCGACTGAATGTGAGAGTTTACAGATGAGGATTATACGAGCACATGTGAAAATgaagtgatgaggaggaagtgaagcctcagacagaggagagaagattcGTAAAACTGATCTCACAAAGTCAGCTCAATGTCAGCATTAGTATCAAAAGCTGCAGAATTTATTACAAACTCACACGTGCTGTTAATCTTCCTCCACAGCcgacatgttttcatttagtAAATAAAAAGTCAGATCTAGAGTCTGTGGATATGAAGCTGTTTAATATCAGACCTGTTGAATCACTACAGAACATTTACTGTGAATGAGCCTGATGAAGTTTGTGTGAAGCCTCTGACTCACTGACCTCATCAACTCTATTCTGTCACAtcccaacaaacacaaacaaggacTTGATACCAgataaagtacaaatacttcagAGTATTAAGTCTAATGAAAGTGAAGAATGTGTTTTAAACTGaagtaaatctgtaaatatgaaCCTTTTAGCCATAACAAAGATGCcacagccactagagggcgatGTCCAGCTGATGCCTTACAGCTGCAGAGGTGCTGGAATAGAGGGGAGGCACATCTGTGAAGGGATTAATTCTggtttttaccttaaagagacagaagaggtcCTCGAGCTCGTCGATACTGAAAGCCGACTCCGTCATCATCGCcctcacctggacacacacatatgtataaACACTCCATCTGCATTAGCATATTAGTATTCTCTTTTAGCATGCTATCAGGACCTACCACACTTCTCTTGGCCGTGTCCTCCAGGGATTGgatgacctttaacctttgttTAAACCTCATCTGCTCGATGACATCAGAGCGCAGGCTACCAAACTTCTgctcagagaaaaagaaactgtcTCAGGAGACGGAAGCTGACATATGgttggacagatggacagacagagggatagAGGAATAGATGGACCGACAGATAAATTACCTCATAGGACGACTTGATGAGGTCAAAGACGTCGATTTCAGGTGGGGGGACATCTCCGCTCGTCAGCAGGGCATGCAGGTGAGGGATGGGCGAGGCCACTGTCTGTTTATTTACAACATTATCCAGGTACCTGCattcaacacattttattaGATTAACATGTCCAGCTGTCCAATCTCTACCTGTCCAATCCGTCTGTACTTGTctactgtctctgtctgtcaacTCTCTACCTTTCCACCTTGTCTCTACCTGTCGACTCTACCTGTCCActgtctctacctgtccacTCTGTCAGTACCTGCCCAGGATGGTCATAGCTTCTCCCTCATCACTGCAGAACAGCAGGGCGTCCATGTTGTCATGGAGTACAGTCAGCGCCACCTGGAGGTAAATTCAGAGTAGGAAGTAGAGTAGTTACAGGTGGCAGAGGTCGGAGGAAAAGAGAGATGCAACCAGTCAGTTACCAGTTAGTACTTAACCATTAAGCAGTCAGTAACTAGTGGGTTAGTACCTGGAAGATGACCTTGATGCCCTCGTAGAAGAAGCAGTCGACCAATAGGACAGCACTGTCAAAGGGCATCACTGACAAGAAGAGGGTGAGGAACCACGACAGGCTGATGGTGGAGATGACGCCCAGGTCCTGCATGTGTTCGTACAGCAGGGGGAGGAACGCCCGGGTGAGCTCCTCAAACACACCCTGATCCACCAGAGCtcctgcaggaacacacactaTGTCACACAGCGCCCCCCCTCATCTGAGAGCTGGtggtcacagaggtcacagacTGTTACTGACCTACAACCCGGGTGTTGTAATAGTCGGGCAGCATTCGCTCACACAGCGCCACCAACAGCCAGAAGGCTTCTTCCTCCGTACAGTAGAGGAGCAGGACAGAGGTGACGATGTTCATGGCCTGTAGGGGGTGCAGATAACCTCAATCTTTAGTCAATGTATATACTGAAGGGATATGGCCTACACGATTGACGGGTGTGTAACCACAGCCACTCCCTTCTGATTCTTTCTTATTTTACAATTTCTTTTAATGAAAACcctttttaatattataatatttcacCTGCCGTTATTTTAATTGTTACcacttttaaataatatattttatgtgACATAATGACCTGACAGTATCCGATGCAGGGGTTGCGATGGGCGTAGGCGGTGAGGACGCGGCGCAGCGCGGTGATGCCCGTCTCGTTCTGGAACGCTCGGTGTTCAGGCATCGATCGATGGAGGTCTCGCTCGATTTCCTCTGTCGCCAATGAACAACGCCCCATGGCCTgctccaccaggtctccatAGTAGCCCGGGTGGGTCACCATCTCATTCTGTGCCCCtaagtgaatgaatgaacacatgaataaatgaatgaatgagctAATGAGTTATTGATTGAAGGAATGGATACTGACCAGAGAACAGTAACCACAGCTCTCCTCTCAGACATTCTGGGATCCCGTTGAGAACCAGTTCTCTGGTTCTTGATGTTCTGTACATACAAACTCCTCGACCAAACTCTGAGAAATGGATGTTCCACGactcctccttcatcttctccttcatctgcaGGGGAGGTGAGGGTGAGAGGACGACCTTCATGTTACACATCAAGTTTTACTGATCAGCATCTAACAGTTCTACTCAGTGACAGAACCAGAAATTCATCATGGTACCACTTGGATCCATTATGGGACATGAACTCACGGCTTTGGGACCCAGGTCCTCTGGAGTGTCTTGGTAGTAGAGCTGCAGCAGACTCTGACTGGCTGTGGGCAGACCGGGGTGGTACTGGCGCCCCCTGTGGTCAGACTGAGATCCtccagatgaggaggaaggGACATTGGAAGACAACTGAGGACaaaaaatcaaaatgaaagtgaaatcaaatcaaCTCTTCTCTCTGATTGGACGACAGAGGATCAGGATGTTaacaaaccaaaagaaaaaaacactttcagacACGACTTCCTATGCCAGTAACTTCGTCATTGTCACAGGGTTATGAAGTAGTacagttcatcttcatcacagaggaaaGCTGCTCACAGGGGTATGCAGTGTtgtgccagttcacacttaacactgagtcctgagTATGAGCATCTCGTGTTGAACATGTGGACGAGTCCTTTCATGATGATTCAATGAGTCTGATAAACTGTGGAATCAAACCAGCACCCAGTGACTTCCTGGTCAGGTCCTGAGAACcagtgatgagtgtgtgttagttccagggagagcagaggggaggaggacacagaaactccaaactagctgcagcttctgatctgatcccagagcagctgagaccagaggaaATCTTTGTTTcactggtctcagctgatcctgaagcagctgagaccagagaaactctgtgtttcactttacagagtcactgagcggctgcttcacgtacatgagctctgatctcactgtgtgtggcTCTGAGCGGGTAAATGAGGCAtgtgagctctctctctctctctctctctctgttggagtgcatgttgggagtgagtgtggtgagtgagctggagaaagtttgTTCAAACTCTTTGATTTTTCTACctgttttctttgctctttttccCTCCGCACTTGTAGTAGAggtgtttattgttttctgtgtgagtgacagtgtcatgagcagcagtttttagttgttagttgtgtgtttgtgtttgtgcagcatggcTGCTGCATGTAACAAGCTAACACGCCGACAcggcatcaaactgtgtccggctgtggactgctcggtggaggaggtcGGTCTGGCTGTAGGTGAGGTTGTGGGgtatgacagtgtgaagtctgcctcacgtatgaacagtgctgtggttgtgtttgtggataGCATTGAAGAAGCTAACCAGCTACTGGAGAGGGGAGTGGTGATTCAGGGCTCCTTCACACCTGTGTTGTCCCTGGATGATCCGGTCAAGAAGGTCCTCATCTCTAATGTCCCCCCATTCCTGAAGAATGAGCTAATAGAGAAAGAACTGGCCAGACATGGACAATTAATGTCCCCCATAAAAATGATCCCCATTCACAGTAAATCTCCACACCTCAAACATGTCATTTCTTTTAGGAGACACGTGTTCATGGTGCTGAAGAAGAGTGAGGAAGAGTTGAACCTGGTCTTTAGTTTTAAAATTGAGGAGTTTAACTACACGGTGCACGTTACATCAGGGAACATGAAATGTTTTggctgtgggagggagggacaccTGATCCGCTTGTGCCCGGACAGAGCCGGTGGGGGCCAGTCGGCTGCCTCTGCaccggggcctccgcctgcctcggccgggggtggttctgctgctcctgcatcggggcccCCGCCTGATTTGGCGCctggtggttcctctgctcctgcaccgggGCCCCCGCCGGCCTTGGGGGGTGCTGGGGCCTCAGTCTTGATGGAGCCGCGGGGCGACACACCAGGTTCACGGggggaggacagtgaggacgtCCATCAGGACAACGAGGTCAGAAGCACTCACGAAGACactagaggagcagaggcagagctctcTGATGAGGATTTTTTGATGgaggaagagtttaaaaaacttaagccaaaagaaaaaacccggaaaacaagacaaattgtGACCAAGCTAAAAAAGTGTCAAAGATAAACCCACCGTgttcttcctctcagtcagagGAATATTCAACAGAACCACAGGAGAACAGGCAGGTGGATGAAGAAGGTGTTTACACCTTCACCAGCATCCAGACCTTCTTACTACAGACTAAGGGCTGAAGACTGGTTGGAGTAGAGGACTTCTTCCCTGATTTGAAACTTTTCCTCCACTCAGTGAGACACTCCATGTTGAAGGATGAGGATGACCCGTGGTTCACGAAACAGGAGTTTTACcgcctgaaaaaaataatggcAAAGATCCGAGCCCAATTGGCCACATGATGTTTAAACCCTGTCTggttcctctgtctgtttggaCCCTTTTATGTTTTGGTCTAAAGACACTCTCATCCGACCTGGTCTGGAGACCAGTAGCCTGTGCCATACTGGAGCGGTGTGGCCCTCACCTGGACTACGCTGCAGGTCTGGCCTCACGTTAGGGATCAGGTCAGTCAGGTGGTCGGCCTCCTGCTGagaggaaccagcagctgaCTCACCCTGACCTCCAGTTGATCACTGTGATGGACTCATTCAGTCGGACTCCAGTGATCCTCTTCCCGATGAAAACCTTTGTtcctgagtttaaatgtggaAGTTCTttgttgaagtaaaaaaagagcagctggtttttggtcattttttgttggtttgaatgttgtattattgttttttcttttcgttaaattttttgatttgttatcaaatatgttatATGTTGTTTGTTGGAActaaactgagaaaataaaagtgacttaaaaatctctctctctctctctctctctctctctctctctctctctctctctctctctctctctctctctctctctctctctctctctttctctttctctttctctttctctctctctctctctctctctctaactttACAgacttcatgtctgaaaacctcTTATGACAATGAGTGACATACCGAGGGACCAATCAGAGACAGCGGGCTGCTGTTGCCCCAAGCACTGTCAGGTGTTCGCTGGAGGAAGTCGGAGATGCGTTGAACCAGGAAGTCTCTGTCTTTGAGGTTAGCAAACAGGAAATTCATTTTGTTCTTGGTGCTGATTGAGACAGGGCATGGTAAGACACTGCTGCTGTCCGCCTTCTCCACAATGGACacctgaggagcagaggatTATGGGTAAAATCCTGGAAACACCAACACTCAATACATACGAATCAATCAATAAGATTGAAGATTTATTGTTAGATATATGTTTCTATTCAAATAATTTAAACTCATGTTTGCGCACTATGAAGTGAGTTCACCTTATCCAGGATATCTTTCAGTTACCCAGCTAATGATTGTCATCATTTTGAAACCATTTCATACCCCTGATATAATGACAGTTTTACAGCATAAACATGCACATTAACCCTTTCAAAGAGCATTGAACCTAATTCTTACAAATCTTCAGTCTGACATGTGGGTTAGGGTACATTCAAATGTTGAAATATCCTTTTATTGTATTAGGTTAGTATTCCAGCATTTCTTctattgtgtgcgtgtgtgtgtacacgtgtctcataaactctggagtcTAATTTAACTTCAGTACAGCTCAGGTCCTGATAACTTGTGATGAACGTCggttaaagtgtaaagtaagTGCAGGTCAGCAGGAGCTCAGACTCTGACCTGGCACAAAACCAACCGCTGCTTCTGTTCGTATCCTGGCGCAAATAATCGATTATTTCTCTGTCGTGGAAACCTTGTATTaacacttgttttttaaattattctgaTCACAGGCATTAGAGTGTTTCCAACTTTCTGACATTCTTTGAGAGACGGCTAAATATAGCTAAACCGTATCTTGGTCCGGAGCAGGCTAGCTCTGAAGCATAAGTTACCATAGTGCCTGAGCAGGAATTCATTTGAGACAGTCATGGATTTCTCACATAAATTAGCCAGACTTATCAAAGTAAGCCAGGAGCCATAAGTTACCATGGTAGTTTAGCCTGATAGGAAGTGAAAGAGCTTTGTGGGACTGAACTCAACCTGAAGTTTCTCCAATAATAATGATTACTTACCTCTCTGAGTGGAATGATCAGCTGACACAGatcttcttctctgctgttgAAACAGATGTAGTTGTTGGAAATAAACAATTGTCCGACCACGTGCATCTTGGCGAACGGTGTCCACAGCGTACAGTCCGTGTGTCCGTCCAGACGCTCGTCCTGCACGAGACGAAACATCGCTCGGTAACGTTCGTTCTTCGCCCGTGCATCCAGATCCCTGccaacaatcaaacacacataaaaaccaTGCAGTCTACtggtgtccgtcctgggagacggacCCTCTCATGTGACTCTCAGGTTTCTACGGCTTTTCCTGTTATAAAGTTATTTTGGTActtttactcttgttgagggttaagaacagaggatgttgctTCTCGTTAAGatatatgagacaaactgtgatttgtgaatttgAGACTATGCTAATACAATTTGATGGAAAAttagacaaacaacaaaaacaaacataacaaacaaacaaatatcacaaataaacaaatatcagagacaaacaaactacACACTGTACATATGATAACAGGTGAACCCTGTAATCTTGGTGCATGATAACTGAGCTGAGTGAGACCTCTTCAGGGCAGACACGTTCTTCAGAGTCTTGCCGGGTCGGGGCAGCGAACAGTCGGCAGCAAACGCCTCGTTGTCCAGCAGCTGACGCATGGCCATGTTGGCCAGCTGCTCCATCAGCTTGAAGGTGTCGTTGATGTTGAGGAACATGGAGAAGAAATGTTCAGTGTGACGAGTGCTGACACGAACGCTCTCCGGGAACAACAAGGTGGCGTTCTTCTCTAGCTGGGTCACCTCTGTCCACGGCACCACCAGGGACACTGGGGGGTgggacaataacaacaacaatacaacaaCATATCTACATTAATATTAAGAGTTTCCTGTTCTACACACACTAAAAACTCTGGCCTGTGATTCGCCGCTCGTACCCTCCTTGCCCAACAGGAAGGAGTAGAAGCACAGGTGGTTGACGGACAGGTACAGCCAGCCCTGCCGCGGGACTCTTCCTTTCCAGTAGCTGCAGGAGTAATAATTCACAAGCTTCTCTTCATCAGGCATCCCGAACAACCTCCTCATCTTCAGCTCTGCCTCCCGAAACTTCCCACAATCCTCATCCTGCTCCGCTCCCGGCTTCAGACGGTTTTCCTCCGCGATGAGGCCCTGTGGGAAGTGACATCACTCACTGACAGGTTCACCGGTAGAGGAACAGTGAACAGAACAAGAAGGCATGACATACAGAGATTTTCCCTTTGACGAAGGTGGTGACGTCTTCATCATTGTCAAAGATGGATATGGTCTGCAGCAGGTTGGACTCCAGCCAATCCCAGTGCTCTGTGATCTCCTTCCTGGACGAGCCTGCAAGACACAGCCGAGGGTCAACGTCCACTCAGCTACTCCCACTGCTGCCACTCTGCTCCGGTCCGGTCCAGTTGACTCTGGTGGACTCACCACAGGCGATGTTCCAGTAGATCTGAGAATCTGACGTCTGTAACAGGATTCTGTAAGGAGCCACTCGAGCACTTGAGTCCAAAACCACATCCAGAGTCCCAACCAGgagacctgcacacacacagaccagtacagacagatagacatatacacagagacagacaggtacaaaCAGAGACCAGTtgaacacacataaacacactgaagTCGAGTTCTTGACTCAGAGACTGAATCTTCTGAGGAACATGTTAATGAAGAGTTAAACAACAGGGTTTCCTGAGCAGGCTCACATACAGGGGGCGCTATTTGCAGCATTTGACCAATCCCAATCATAATGAGTCTTCAGCAGCAGAGTTTAGGGATAGGGTTACACTTCACTTACTATACATATTTATTCTATGAACTTTATTGAGCCAGCAGACCAAAGTGAAATCTACTGTTTGAACGTGaatgacacaaacagaggaaacacGTGACATCAGTTAATAGAACACGTGATTCGTCTCCTCGCTGAAGGAGATCACACAGTTCTGGTTCTGATCGTTTCACTCAGATCAAGTTCTTCAGGAAAATGGACGATCGGAATCAGCCACGTGACATAACAACCGAACTGATGATGGCCACGTGATGATGATCGACGGCTCAGGACCCTGGAGGTCAGGGGGGGTAATGCACCCTGGACCTTAGGTACTCACcggacagcccccccccacggccgtgccccctcctcctctgcagaatGAAGAACGGGTTGGCCCGCTCCGAGACCCAGAGCGCTCCCACCAGGAGCACCTCCTCCGGCTGGATCCACATCGCCCCCTGGCGGAGAACGCCGACAGTTACTGCACCTCCTGCGGAAAACACCGAGTTTTACTGCCCCTccattcctccccccccccccccaccgctaAAACACAGAGTTACTGCCCCCCCACCGGAAAATAACCCAGAGTTACTGTCCTTccattcctccccccccccaccgcaaAACACAGAGTTACTGCCCCCCCACCGGAAAATAACGGAACAAACACGGGACTGCTAATGTTGTTTTCAGAGACGGCAGAAGAATGTACATCACTTCCGGGTCTGACGACACAGGACACGCCCTCTGCGAGTACTGCATCATGACGACAAAACGTCATCACGTTGTTTgagattctgtttttctggATATGAAGTGAAtcatgtttgatattttatattaatgttaatattagATCTTGTTTATTATTTAGTGATGATCTAATATCTAGATTAATGATTTTATTCAGTTATCATTAATTCTAAACTGAtctttgtaataataataataaatgtatttatacagcacctttcatacatacaatgcagctcaaagtgctttacaataaaatcAATACAATTAAAGACATAAAATAAGAGATCAATAAGAAAATCttagcaataaaacaaagacttataaaaaataaatgaaagaatagaaacaaaacaaatacaattaattaAAAGCAAGATTGTAGAAATAGGTCTTCAGTTGTTTCTTAAAACTATCAACAGCTTGTCTGATGTGTGGTGGGAGTTTTTACAAACCCTGCGGTGCATAGCAAGAGAAGCTGCTTCCCCAAACTTCTTATCgtttgttttggggattttgaGCAAGTCAGTGGCAAAAGACCTGAGGGAACAGTTTGGAACATATTCCAATAAACAGTCAGAGATGTATGAGGGTGCTGTGCCATCAAGACacttaaaaataagtaaaatttTAAATCCTCAGTGacactggaagccagtgtaat harbors:
- the LOC133959155 gene encoding TBC1 domain family member 9B, with translation MWIQPEEVLLVGALWVSERANPFFILQRRRGHGRGGGLSGLLVGTLDVVLDSSARVAPYRILLQTSDSQIYWNIACGSSRKEITEHWDWLESNLLQTISIFDNDEDVTTFVKGKISGLIAEENRLKPGAEQDEDCGKFREAELKMRRLFGMPDEEKLVNYYSCSYWKGRVPRQGWLYLSVNHLCFYSFLLGKEVSLVVPWTEVTQLEKNATLLFPESVRVSTRHTEHFFSMFLNINDTFKLMEQLANMAMRQLLDNEAFAADCSLPRPGKTLKNVSALKRDLDARAKNERYRAMFRLVQDERLDGHTDCTLWTPFAKMHVVGQLFISNNYICFNSREEDLCQLIIPLREVSIVEKADSSSVLPCPVSISTKNKMNFLFANLKDRDFLVQRISDFLQRTPDSAWGNSSPLSLIGPSLSSNVPSSSSGGSQSDHRGRQYHPGLPTASQSLLQLYYQDTPEDLGPKAMKEKMKEESWNIHFSEFGRGVCMYRTSRTRELVLNGIPECLRGELWLLFSGAQNEMVTHPGYYGDLVEQAMGRCSLATEEIERDLHRSMPEHRAFQNETGITALRRVLTAYAHRNPCIGYCQAMNIVTSVLLLYCTEEEAFWLLVALCERMLPDYYNTRVVGALVDQGVFEELTRAFLPLLYEHMQDLGVISTISLSWFLTLFLSVMPFDSAVLLVDCFFYEGIKVIFQVALTVLHDNMDALLFCSDEGEAMTILGRYLDNVVNKQTVASPIPHLHALLTSGDVPPPEIDVFDLIKSSYEKFGSLRSDVIEQMRFKQRLKVIQSLEDTAKRSVVRAMMTESAFSIDELEDLFCLFKSKHMTSCYWGSSSSAAERHDPSLPYLEQYHIDLAQFSQLFSSLTPWVCGSHTPSLSARLFRLLDQNQDGLVNFKEFVTGLSGMTHGDMMEKLKLLYKLHLPPALCPEEAESALEATHFFTKDKPRESLFLSDPDSLRQQEVTIGEEGKDAAGDSEERKEEKVKDYRYYLRMWAKEKEPKSETIKDLPRMNQEQFIELCKTLYNMFSEEPLEQQLYHSIATVASLLLRIGEVGKKFNNGTKKIETAAAQAPPPSQREEGPGESRLCEALADAHLEPQPLHTSDEEARYDMSASSYSVGSSGSLQCKDMADDSALIGGEQRQGNVLDVDWSITFEQVLASLLTEPPLVDYFERKVDIQSKIVSCKTQRAVERQISSTSDQEVTQQSI